A genome region from Marinilabiliales bacterium includes the following:
- a CDS encoding ABC transporter permease, translating to MFKNHIVIAFRNLIRQKGFSLINLAGLTIGIASCLLIILFVSSELSYDRHHEKSGRIYRAGIEALFGDSHVFSAVTSGAMKDALDYEFSEVEEACRLYHITRPVIRVDESSFVEDNFFYADSNFFNLFTVPLIEGDPATALSRPNTVILSQETAQRLFGNDNPMGKTLMVNEDALLEVTGISENMPHNSHFRYDFLASIETVKPWMEQYWIRWTSNNLYTYMLLAETANRNTFTERLQELVYKYVGPEVEMAMGIDIEAFETEGGVYRFFIENIEDIHLYSKSDNQLNEGGSITTIYFFSIIAIFILIIACINFMNLSTARFSARAKEIGVRKTLGSSKGNLVRQFLVESLLVSLIAMILAVTLLELSLPFFNKLTYKSFELNYLSDWYIIPGLLLFSLVTGIVAGSYPAFFLSSFKPVSVLKGETGAGDRSSGLRKVLVVAQFAITISLFVATFIVSGQLRFIHFKDPGYAKEGLLILKRTHILNDRQTAFRDELLRHENILNASYCSSLPGYDFSGTSTHKYGDSPENIAQTLVIWADEHYLETVGMKLEEGRFFSPNYSTDRDAVIINKQLARVMNLEQPTSEALVFPHRDLVSPIIGVLEDANFESLHRNIRPMIIWELDSPAWLMAIRLDGNQIASALAHIESIWSEFAGDAPFVYSFLEDDLMQLYTQDIRTRSIFEIFAILAVFIAALGLLGMASFNTEKRTKEIGIRKAMGALPSSIIMLMSKEINWLILISTLIAWPAAWFLMNRWLDNFAYRIEPGILTFLAATVITYIIALLTVGLQSWRAANLNPVDVLRDE from the coding sequence ATGTTCAAAAATCATATAGTAATTGCATTCCGAAACTTAATAAGACAAAAAGGGTTTTCACTGATAAACCTTGCGGGTTTAACCATAGGAATTGCAAGCTGCCTTCTTATAATTCTTTTTGTATCAAGTGAACTGAGCTATGACAGGCACCATGAAAAGTCCGGCCGGATTTACAGGGCAGGTATAGAGGCTCTTTTCGGCGACAGCCATGTATTTTCTGCAGTTACATCCGGTGCAATGAAGGATGCGCTTGATTATGAATTCAGCGAGGTCGAAGAGGCCTGCCGGCTTTACCACATCACAAGGCCGGTCATAAGGGTTGATGAGAGTAGTTTTGTGGAGGACAACTTCTTTTACGCTGACTCAAATTTCTTCAACCTCTTTACGGTTCCCCTCATCGAAGGAGATCCTGCCACGGCCCTTTCAAGGCCAAACACCGTAATCCTGTCGCAGGAGACAGCACAAAGGCTGTTCGGTAACGACAATCCTATGGGAAAGACATTAATGGTCAATGAGGATGCACTGCTCGAAGTAACTGGAATTTCAGAAAATATGCCACACAATTCCCATTTCAGGTATGATTTCCTTGCATCTATTGAAACTGTTAAGCCCTGGATGGAGCAATACTGGATACGATGGACAAGCAACAATCTTTACACATACATGTTACTGGCAGAAACTGCGAACAGGAACACTTTCACAGAGCGACTTCAGGAACTTGTGTACAAATATGTCGGGCCGGAGGTTGAAATGGCAATGGGTATTGATATTGAGGCCTTTGAGACAGAGGGCGGGGTGTACAGGTTTTTTATTGAGAATATTGAAGATATTCACCTTTATTCAAAATCTGACAACCAGTTAAATGAAGGAGGAAGCATAACAACCATATATTTCTTCTCAATCATTGCCATTTTTATCCTGATAATCGCCTGCATAAATTTTATGAACCTTTCAACCGCACGTTTTTCGGCAAGGGCAAAAGAGATCGGAGTAAGAAAAACACTGGGCAGCAGTAAAGGAAACCTGGTCAGACAATTTCTGGTTGAATCGTTACTGGTCAGCTTAATCGCCATGATACTGGCGGTTACACTTCTGGAGCTGTCACTTCCCTTTTTCAATAAATTGACCTACAAGTCATTTGAATTAAACTATCTTTCGGATTGGTACATTATACCCGGACTGTTACTGTTCAGCCTGGTAACAGGAATAGTAGCCGGCAGTTACCCGGCATTTTTCCTCTCATCCTTCAAGCCTGTCAGTGTCCTTAAAGGGGAGACCGGAGCCGGTGACCGGAGCAGCGGTCTCAGGAAGGTCCTTGTAGTTGCACAATTTGCAATCACGATTTCACTCTTTGTTGCAACGTTCATAGTATCCGGACAGCTCAGGTTCATCCATTTCAAGGACCCGGGTTATGCAAAAGAGGGACTGCTCATCCTTAAACGTACCCATATACTGAACGACCGTCAGACAGCCTTCAGGGATGAGTTGCTACGCCACGAAAACATTCTCAACGCAAGCTATTGCTCCTCTTTGCCCGGGTATGATTTTTCCGGCACCTCAACTCACAAATATGGAGACTCCCCTGAAAATATCGCCCAGACCCTTGTTATATGGGCTGATGAGCATTATCTGGAGACTGTGGGTATGAAACTGGAGGAAGGACGGTTCTTCTCTCCAAATTACAGTACAGACAGGGATGCTGTCATAATAAACAAGCAACTGGCAAGGGTCATGAACCTGGAACAGCCAACCTCAGAAGCTCTGGTTTTCCCGCACAGGGACCTGGTAAGTCCAATAATCGGAGTTCTTGAAGATGCCAACTTCGAATCCCTGCACCGGAACATAAGGCCTATGATTATATGGGAACTTGACAGTCCCGCCTGGCTTATGGCAATCCGCCTTGATGGTAATCAAATAGCTTCTGCCCTGGCACATATTGAATCCATATGGTCAGAGTTTGCCGGCGATGCCCCGTTTGTATATTCTTTCCTCGAAGATGACCTCATGCAGCTATATACCCAGGATATCCGCACAAGAAGCATTTTCGAAATATTCGCAATACTGGCTGTCTTTATAGCAGCCCTGGGCTTGCTGGGCATGGCATCATTCAATACTGAAAAAAGAACAAAAGAGATTGGTATACGGAAAGCTATGGGTGCATTACCATCTTCGATAATAATGCTGATGTCAAAGGAGATAAACTGGCTTATACTGATTTCAACACTGATAGCATGGCCTGCAGCCTGGTTTCTGATGAACAGGTGGCTTGACAATTTTGCATACAGGATTGAACCGGGAATACTGACCTTTCTTGCAGCAACGGTAATAACATACATTATCGCATTGCTCACGGTAGGCCTCCAGTCATGGCGCGCAGCAAACCTCAATCCGGTTGACGTACTGCGGGATGAGTAA
- a CDS encoding CPBP family intramembrane metalloprotease — MRILPAALPALGKIIRRFQQKSRKMQPINKTTLFLLLTFGISFTVAGIFYLLGGQLSSTGGLILATSYMFIPMISVLVVEKIIYREDIRKKLFISFNVNKWFLVAWLIAPVIVFGSVAISLLYPGVSYSPGMEGMFDRYKEMLTPEELEQMRISIEIMPFHPVWMTLVSGLIAGLTINAVAGFGEELGWRGFLVRQFRDMSFMKASLLTGIAWGFWHAPLILMGHNYPQYPVAGVFMMVLFCVLLSPLFLYITIKSGSVIAASVMHGTLNGTAGISLMLLKGGNDLTTGVTGLAGALSIIIVTGVLFIYDNNISREKIMANKISENI; from the coding sequence ATGAGAATACTACCGGCAGCTTTACCAGCTTTAGGGAAAATTATAAGACGTTTTCAGCAAAAATCGCGCAAAATGCAACCAATTAATAAAACGACCCTCTTTCTGCTACTTACATTTGGTATCAGCTTTACCGTTGCCGGAATTTTCTACCTGCTGGGCGGACAATTAAGCAGTACGGGAGGATTGATCCTTGCAACATCCTACATGTTTATTCCCATGATATCAGTCCTCGTTGTCGAGAAAATCATTTACCGGGAAGATATACGGAAGAAGCTGTTCATTTCATTCAATGTAAATAAATGGTTCCTTGTTGCCTGGCTCATTGCCCCGGTAATAGTATTTGGCTCTGTAGCTATAAGCCTGTTATACCCTGGTGTGTCCTACTCTCCCGGAATGGAAGGGATGTTTGACAGGTACAAGGAGATGCTGACCCCCGAAGAACTTGAGCAGATGCGGATATCAATCGAGATCATGCCTTTTCACCCTGTATGGATGACCCTTGTTTCAGGGCTGATAGCCGGATTAACGATCAATGCGGTTGCAGGTTTTGGAGAGGAACTCGGGTGGCGCGGTTTCCTTGTCCGCCAATTCAGGGATATGAGCTTCATGAAAGCATCGCTGCTGACAGGCATTGCCTGGGGCTTCTGGCATGCACCCCTCATCCTGATGGGGCATAATTACCCTCAGTACCCGGTGGCAGGGGTATTTATGATGGTTTTGTTCTGCGTATTGCTAAGCCCGCTGTTTCTTTATATAACGATCAAGTCAGGGTCGGTTATAGCTGCATCAGTCATGCACGGCACATTGAACGGAACAGCCGGAATATCATTAATGCTTCTGAAAGGGGGGAATGACCTTACAACGGGTGTTACCGGACTGGCAGGGGCCCTTTCAATAATAATTGTTACAGGAGTATTGTTTATTTATGACAATAATATCAGCCGGGAAAAAATAATGGCCAACAAAATATCGGAAAATATTTAG
- a CDS encoding TonB-dependent receptor yields the protein MKNSIINKAFLTGLIITTLFFSAKAYSQEMTQTFRGRVLDAYTELPLPGATVVILGSDPLRGTATNGNGEFRIDGLPLGRINIQVSMVGYQPAGLNNLLLRSGRELVMDITLEEQVYTMDDVTIRPDIRKDQAINEMAVVSARSFTIDETERFAGSLGDPSRMAANYAGVTSVSDQRNDIVIRGNSPLGLLWRLEGIEIPNPNHFGSIGTTGGPISMLNINHLTNSDFYTGAFPAEYGNALAGAFDIRMRNGNNQKHEFMGQVGFNGFELGAEGPFSQNSQASYMANFRYSTMEVLHAAGMDFGTGTAIPQYKDLSFKVNVPLERGRISVFGLGGDNSIAMLASQDDDSQFGFSGLDLHNSNRMGVLGVSHVHYLNDDARFTNTIAVSGIESTADIFDLSFDPDNQKIKESLGEMKYTFSSKYSHRFNSRNYLNTGFVYDFYDVSYTGMQLDPSGEKYVHYLNNSGTMGFARLFTEWQHRFSDELSVSTGLHTSRLFMNNSYAVEPRLGLKWEFIKGQSLNLGAGMHSQTQMKAVYFSQRLTDTLNMVYEKTNRDLDFSRSIHLVAGYDRLLGDEHRMKLEVYYQRLYNIPVAWRRPEFSLMNQGGGFGFQLFDNMENSGTGENKGIELTLEKFLNKGFYYLVTASVFDSGYRGYDGVWRNSAFNNNFVFNALAGYEWRVGRNSLLSVDLKTVYAGGHRKLPIDEEQSLADNALRYIWSESYNERFPDYFRLNGRITFRLNRQSFDHEWGLDLQNITNRQNVFVQNWDNNKKEAVTHYQMGFMPMMTYRIYF from the coding sequence GCCCCTGCCCGGAGCAACAGTCGTGATACTGGGCAGCGATCCGCTAAGAGGCACGGCCACCAACGGGAACGGCGAATTCAGGATTGACGGACTCCCGCTGGGGCGCATCAATATCCAGGTAAGCATGGTAGGCTATCAGCCGGCCGGCCTTAACAACCTGCTGCTCCGGTCGGGAAGGGAGCTGGTGATGGATATTACTCTCGAAGAACAGGTTTACACGATGGACGACGTGACGATCCGTCCCGATATCAGGAAAGATCAGGCAATAAACGAGATGGCCGTGGTAAGCGCCCGTTCATTTACCATCGACGAGACCGAGCGCTTTGCCGGCAGCCTGGGCGACCCGTCACGTATGGCAGCCAATTATGCCGGGGTTACCTCTGTATCCGACCAGCGCAATGATATTGTCATAAGGGGAAATTCGCCACTCGGACTGCTATGGAGGCTTGAAGGTATTGAAATACCAAACCCGAACCATTTCGGTTCGATAGGCACTACCGGCGGGCCCATAAGCATGCTGAATATAAACCACCTTACGAACTCCGATTTTTACACCGGTGCATTCCCGGCCGAGTATGGAAATGCCCTGGCCGGCGCCTTCGATATCAGGATGCGCAACGGGAACAACCAGAAACATGAATTCATGGGACAGGTGGGCTTCAACGGGTTCGAGCTTGGCGCCGAGGGGCCGTTTTCACAGAACAGCCAGGCATCCTACATGGCAAACTTCCGCTACAGCACCATGGAGGTGCTGCATGCCGCAGGGATGGACTTCGGCACCGGAACGGCGATACCACAATACAAGGATCTATCCTTCAAGGTAAACGTTCCGCTTGAACGGGGACGCATATCGGTATTCGGACTTGGCGGCGACAACAGCATTGCAATGCTGGCAAGCCAGGACGATGACTCACAGTTCGGCTTTTCCGGGCTTGACCTGCACAACAGCAACCGTATGGGTGTGCTTGGGGTCAGCCATGTACATTACCTTAACGACGATGCCCGCTTTACAAATACAATTGCTGTATCGGGAATAGAGAGCACTGCCGATATCTTTGATCTTAGCTTTGACCCCGATAACCAGAAAATCAAGGAATCCCTGGGCGAGATGAAGTACACCTTTTCGTCAAAATATTCGCATCGTTTCAACTCCCGCAATTACCTGAATACCGGGTTTGTATACGATTTCTACGATGTAAGCTATACAGGCATGCAGCTTGACCCTTCCGGGGAAAAGTACGTGCACTACCTGAATAATTCCGGGACCATGGGTTTTGCCAGGCTGTTCACCGAGTGGCAGCACCGCTTCTCAGATGAGCTGTCGGTCTCAACCGGATTACATACTTCAAGACTTTTCATGAACAACAGCTATGCTGTAGAGCCGAGACTCGGACTGAAATGGGAATTCATCAAGGGACAGTCGCTGAACCTTGGTGCAGGAATGCACAGCCAGACACAGATGAAAGCGGTATATTTCAGCCAGCGACTTACCGACACCCTGAACATGGTGTACGAAAAGACAAACCGCGATCTGGATTTCTCACGCAGCATACACCTGGTGGCAGGATATGACAGGCTGCTGGGCGATGAGCACAGGATGAAGCTGGAGGTCTATTACCAGAGGCTCTACAACATACCCGTAGCATGGCGCAGGCCGGAGTTTTCACTTATGAACCAGGGCGGAGGCTTCGGTTTCCAACTGTTTGACAATATGGAAAACTCTGGTACAGGAGAAAACAAAGGCATTGAACTTACGCTTGAAAAGTTCCTCAACAAGGGATTCTATTACCTGGTTACAGCATCAGTCTTTGATTCAGGATACCGCGGATATGACGGTGTATGGCGCAATTCAGCATTCAACAACAATTTTGTTTTCAATGCCCTTGCCGGCTATGAATGGAGGGTTGGAAGGAACTCCCTCCTGTCGGTTGACCTGAAAACGGTCTATGCCGGAGGCCACCGCAAGCTCCCGATAGATGAAGAGCAGTCCCTCGCCGACAATGCCCTTCGCTACATATGGAGTGAATCATATAATGAAAGGTTTCCCGATTATTTCAGGCTCAACGGCCGGATAACATTCCGTCTGAACCGGCAGAGCTTCGACCATGAGTGGGGACTTGACCTGCAGAACATAACCAACAGGCAGAATGTTTTCGTCCAGAACTGGGACAACAACAAAAAGGAAGCCGTCACTCACTACCAGATGGGCTTCATGCCGATGATGACATACAGGATATATTTCTGA